One part of the Desulfonema ishimotonii genome encodes these proteins:
- a CDS encoding DNA repair ATPase, which produces MAQTEHSAEKTGADATLEGGTYEIIRNRLLNHGKALRERLEKLDGSRREIFGAIEQTLLATERITTRHNCVPRDMVSVNGTRFVFGYNVHMGLKTEIQISDVFSVYQYKERQFRQLPWEVLDSGRFEEDLKNLYKYYKDTRFIKFSVIGPHLYMVFRVSKSSRDIKAFKWLIQDSTLTYMDNRSDHEVRFPGQHDFEWTRTTRDDHRPGSHPHVSVRDRVFVETVGGDITFKVEDNTEIGQGIYAEPVENPDQTLDDAEIAYAVMGHIILVRIRPYQEARFRYFIYNDKTRTVCRADDMEQACVQLPDDQGLIFSNGYYLESGELRRFESGMRDMMFESRIASPNGEDFLYVFYDQESGNYALLSYNLIRQQVETPLPCNGFSLFDSGEMILFRADREPVRHHVIQVWQTPYMSGEHAFAEKSDAFLYKVGNPDIVRCMAECNTLIRLINREDLYAALYVDMVKKARDIADAYFWIDNPEAFNLREVLSEIRKAASGAVDEFEKVVRLKKSTADAVARVTDRSREILDRAAPEYMESIDDFVRGLAALRGVRGEIISLGELRHVDTEAVARLDREVSEAVDRMSGLCVEFLLKPEALGPYEARVAEAGEQVESLSRVTDASALQEKTEAASEALEMLIEIVSNLKIEDATQTTRIIDNISAIYSRLNQVRAALKNKKKRLQSIEGVAQFNAQMKLLSQSVINYIDICDTPEKCDEYLTKIMISVEELEGRFADFDEFIGQISEKRDEVYAAFESKKLALAEARNRRATALMDAAERILRGVQNRVATLEEVSAINAYFASDLMIEKVRDIVTQLLEISDTVKADDIQSRLKTIREDTVRQLKDRKELYAEGENIIRFGNHSFSVNTQPLDLTMVLRDGVRMFHLTGTDFFEPVADAAFEATRPVWDMAVISEDKTVYRGEYLAFQMLRAFEAEDGETRTRFGAFSDAEWEEHTRTFMGQRYAEGYVKGVHDRDAAKLCSALVAMHGKIGLLRFSPRARALARLFWHIYFQAWSDETARNLMADKLAAFGAMTQIFPGPGQQENYVAELETMLADFAEKVPLFPDAPVPEAARYLFCELSGFETDAGDEFVISTGAWAVAEGLLSHLRAEGCAESLEKAREKVARIPASEFELVRDWVAGYAATLPAEKDLSDYVDEASVLIFTRNARRMNMPEVSVSADIEGMAGDHPVIREGRYHLNYNRFSEKLSWYEGNVVPRFREYTALRKQLTDEMRETLRLSEFKPRVLTSFVRNRLIDQVYLPLVGDNLAKQIGVAGEGKRTDRMGMLLLISPPGYGKTTLMEYISNRLGIIFMKINGPAIGYQVTSLDPAEAPNASAREEVEKISLALEMGDNVMIYLDDIQHCNPELLQKFISLCDAQRKIEGVYKGRTRTYDLRGKKVAVVMAGNPYTESGEKFRIPDMLANRADTYNLGDIIGDTAEAFKLSYLENALTSNPVLSPLTSRSRKDIHSIMRIAESGDREGIEFDGNYSAEELNEMVSVMEKLITVREVILRVNLEYIRSAAQADEYRTEPPFRLQGSYRNMNRLAERIVPIMNPEEVKTLLLSHYENEAQTLTTGAEANLLKFKKLTGWMDAAETARWAEICRMFKKNQLLRGMDDRDPVTQVVGQLSAFYDGLEGIRGVLASAMKQTDRGMTRIAFAEETLGQLAGLVSAVRAVAASSAKAEKEETPADPVLPPKLEVVNRMPDGYLELVKAQFEMMDAWMEPTFKATRQQAGVLQKLGQEIGNLKAVYQEIIHARQEGGWQDIEKFDVALRVNPKDHKSYYKRGLAWYNKNKVSRALSDFKNALDLQPKNKKYQRIVAHLEAELTTDKGEGENYKSTIW; this is translated from the coding sequence GGTTTTCCGGGTGAGCAAATCCTCCAGGGATATCAAGGCCTTCAAATGGCTGATTCAGGACAGCACCCTGACCTATATGGACAACCGGAGCGACCATGAGGTCCGGTTTCCGGGGCAGCACGATTTTGAGTGGACCCGCACCACCCGTGACGATCACAGGCCCGGCAGTCATCCCCATGTCTCCGTCCGGGACCGGGTGTTTGTGGAAACCGTGGGCGGCGATATCACCTTCAAGGTGGAGGACAACACCGAGATCGGCCAGGGGATTTACGCCGAACCGGTGGAAAATCCGGATCAGACTCTGGACGACGCCGAGATCGCCTATGCCGTGATGGGCCACATCATCCTGGTCAGAATCCGGCCTTACCAGGAGGCGCGATTCCGCTATTTCATCTACAATGACAAGACCCGGACGGTCTGCCGGGCCGATGATATGGAACAGGCCTGCGTACAACTGCCCGACGATCAGGGCCTGATCTTCTCCAACGGCTACTATCTTGAGAGCGGTGAACTCCGGCGGTTTGAAAGCGGCATGCGCGACATGATGTTTGAGAGCCGCATTGCCTCCCCCAACGGCGAGGATTTTCTCTATGTGTTTTATGATCAGGAATCGGGGAATTATGCCCTGCTCTCCTACAACCTGATCCGCCAGCAGGTGGAAACGCCCCTGCCGTGCAACGGTTTTTCCCTCTTCGACTCCGGCGAGATGATCCTGTTCCGGGCCGACCGGGAGCCGGTCCGTCATCATGTGATCCAGGTCTGGCAGACGCCCTACATGAGCGGAGAGCACGCCTTTGCCGAGAAGAGCGACGCCTTTCTCTACAAGGTGGGCAACCCGGATATCGTGCGCTGCATGGCCGAATGCAACACCCTGATCCGCCTGATCAACCGCGAAGACCTCTATGCCGCGCTTTACGTGGATATGGTCAAAAAGGCCAGGGATATCGCGGATGCGTATTTCTGGATCGACAACCCGGAGGCCTTCAATCTCAGAGAAGTGCTGTCGGAGATTCGGAAGGCCGCCTCCGGGGCTGTGGACGAGTTTGAAAAGGTCGTCCGGTTGAAGAAAAGTACGGCCGATGCCGTGGCCCGCGTGACCGACCGGTCCCGCGAGATCCTTGACCGGGCCGCGCCGGAGTACATGGAGAGCATCGACGATTTCGTCAGGGGCCTGGCCGCGCTGCGGGGGGTGCGGGGAGAAATCATCTCCCTCGGCGAGCTGCGCCATGTGGATACGGAGGCCGTGGCGCGTCTGGACCGGGAGGTCTCCGAAGCGGTGGACAGAATGTCCGGCCTCTGCGTGGAATTTCTTCTGAAGCCGGAGGCCCTTGGGCCATATGAGGCCCGCGTGGCCGAGGCCGGAGAGCAGGTGGAATCGCTGAGCCGGGTCACGGACGCCAGTGCGCTTCAGGAAAAAACGGAAGCGGCATCGGAGGCGCTGGAGATGCTCATCGAAATCGTGAGCAACCTGAAGATCGAAGATGCGACCCAGACCACGCGGATTATCGACAACATCTCGGCCATCTATTCCCGGCTCAATCAGGTTCGGGCCGCGCTGAAAAATAAGAAGAAGCGCCTGCAAAGCATCGAAGGCGTGGCCCAGTTCAACGCACAGATGAAGCTCCTCAGCCAGAGCGTGATCAACTATATCGACATTTGTGACACGCCGGAAAAGTGCGACGAATACCTCACCAAAATCATGATTTCGGTGGAGGAGCTGGAGGGCCGGTTTGCCGACTTTGACGAGTTCATCGGGCAGATCTCCGAAAAACGGGACGAGGTTTACGCCGCCTTTGAATCGAAAAAACTGGCCCTGGCCGAGGCCCGTAACCGGCGGGCCACCGCACTCATGGACGCGGCGGAGCGCATCCTCAGAGGCGTACAAAACCGGGTGGCGACCCTGGAGGAGGTCAGCGCCATCAACGCCTATTTCGCCTCGGACCTGATGATCGAAAAGGTCCGGGATATCGTGACACAGCTTCTGGAGATCAGCGACACGGTCAAAGCCGATGACATTCAGTCCCGCCTCAAAACCATCCGTGAGGACACGGTCCGGCAGCTGAAAGACCGCAAAGAGCTGTACGCGGAGGGTGAGAACATTATCCGGTTCGGGAACCACAGTTTTTCCGTCAACACCCAGCCCCTGGACCTGACAATGGTGCTGCGGGACGGCGTCCGGATGTTTCATCTCACCGGCACCGATTTTTTTGAGCCGGTGGCCGACGCGGCCTTCGAGGCCACCAGACCGGTCTGGGACATGGCGGTGATTTCAGAGGACAAAACCGTATACCGGGGCGAATATCTCGCCTTTCAGATGCTCCGGGCCTTTGAAGCGGAGGACGGGGAGACGCGCACCCGCTTCGGGGCGTTTTCGGATGCGGAGTGGGAGGAACACACCCGGACCTTCATGGGCCAGCGCTATGCCGAGGGATATGTCAAAGGGGTCCACGACCGGGACGCCGCAAAGTTATGCAGCGCCCTGGTCGCCATGCACGGCAAAATCGGCCTGCTGCGCTTCTCCCCCCGTGCCCGCGCGCTGGCCCGGCTCTTCTGGCACATCTACTTTCAGGCGTGGTCGGATGAAACCGCCCGGAACCTGATGGCCGACAAGCTGGCGGCCTTCGGGGCCATGACCCAGATCTTTCCCGGACCGGGGCAACAGGAAAATTATGTGGCAGAGCTGGAGACGATGCTCGCCGATTTTGCGGAAAAGGTTCCGCTCTTCCCGGATGCGCCCGTGCCGGAGGCGGCCCGCTACCTCTTCTGCGAGCTGAGCGGCTTTGAGACCGATGCCGGGGATGAGTTTGTGATCAGCACGGGGGCCTGGGCGGTGGCCGAGGGGCTGCTCAGCCATCTCCGGGCGGAAGGGTGTGCCGAATCGCTGGAAAAGGCGCGGGAAAAGGTGGCCCGGATTCCGGCCTCCGAGTTTGAGCTGGTGCGGGACTGGGTGGCCGGATACGCCGCCACCCTGCCTGCGGAAAAGGATCTGAGCGACTATGTTGACGAGGCGTCCGTGCTGATCTTCACCCGGAACGCCCGGCGCATGAACATGCCGGAGGTCTCCGTCTCTGCGGATATTGAGGGCATGGCCGGGGATCATCCGGTGATCCGGGAGGGCCGGTATCATCTCAACTACAACCGGTTTTCGGAAAAGCTCTCCTGGTACGAGGGGAACGTGGTCCCCCGGTTCAGGGAATATACGGCCCTCAGAAAGCAACTGACCGATGAGATGCGGGAGACGCTGCGGCTGTCGGAATTCAAACCCCGCGTGCTGACCTCCTTTGTCCGAAACAGGCTCATCGACCAGGTCTACCTGCCCCTTGTGGGCGACAATCTCGCCAAGCAGATCGGCGTGGCCGGGGAGGGCAAGCGCACCGACCGCATGGGGATGCTGCTGCTCATCTCGCCGCCCGGCTACGGCAAGACCACCCTGATGGAGTATATCTCCAACCGGCTGGGCATTATTTTTATGAAGATCAACGGCCCGGCCATCGGATATCAGGTCACCTCCCTCGACCCGGCAGAGGCCCCCAATGCCAGCGCCCGCGAGGAGGTGGAAAAAATCAGTCTCGCCCTGGAGATGGGCGACAACGTGATGATCTATCTCGACGATATCCAGCACTGCAACCCGGAACTGCTGCAAAAATTCATCTCCCTCTGCGATGCCCAGCGCAAAATCGAAGGGGTGTACAAGGGGCGGACCCGGACCTATGACCTGCGGGGCAAAAAGGTGGCCGTGGTCATGGCCGGGAACCCCTATACCGAAAGCGGCGAAAAGTTCAGAATCCCCGATATGCTCGCCAACCGGGCCGACACTTACAATCTGGGCGACATCATCGGCGACACGGCAGAGGCCTTTAAGCTGAGCTATCTGGAGAACGCCCTCACCTCCAATCCGGTACTCAGTCCCCTGACCAGCCGGAGCCGGAAGGATATCCACAGCATCATGAGGATCGCCGAATCCGGGGACCGCGAGGGGATCGAGTTTGACGGCAACTATTCGGCCGAGGAGCTGAACGAGATGGTGTCGGTGATGGAAAAGCTGATCACCGTGCGCGAGGTGATTCTCAGGGTGAACCTGGAATATATCCGCTCCGCAGCCCAGGCCGACGAATACCGCACCGAACCGCCCTTCCGGTTGCAGGGGTCGTACCGGAACATGAACCGCCTTGCCGAAAGGATCGTGCCCATCATGAACCCGGAGGAGGTGAAGACCCTGCTCCTGTCCCATTATGAAAATGAGGCGCAGACCCTGACCACCGGGGCCGAGGCCAACCTGCTCAAATTTAAAAAACTGACCGGGTGGATGGACGCTGCCGAAACGGCGCGGTGGGCGGAGATCTGCCGGATGTTTAAAAAGAATCAGTTGCTCCGGGGCATGGATGATCGTGATCCGGTCACGCAGGTGGTGGGGCAGTTGTCGGCCTTTTATGACGGGCTGGAGGGCATCCGGGGGGTGCTGGCATCCGCCATGAAACAGACCGACCGGGGCATGACGCGGATCGCCTTTGCCGAGGAAACCCTGGGGCAGTTGGCGGGGCTGGTGTCGGCGGTCAGAGCGGTGGCCGCTTCATCCGCCAAAGCGGAGAAAGAGGAGACGCCCGCCGATCCGGTGCTGCCCCCGAAACTGGAGGTGGTGAACCGGATGCCCGACGGATATCTGGAACTGGTGAAGGCCCAGTTTGAAATGATGGACGCCTGGATGGAGCCAACGTTCAAGGCCACCCGGCAGCAGGCCGGGGTACTTCAGAAACTGGGGCAGGAGATCGGAAATCTCAAGGCGGTCTATCAGGAGATCATCCATGCCCGGCAGGAGGGGGGCTGGCAGGATATCGAGAAGTTCGACGTGGCGCTCAGGGTCAATCCCAAGGACCACAAGTCCTATTACAAGCGCGGGCTGGCGTGGTACAATAAAAACAAGGTCAGCCGGGCGCTGAGCGATTTCAAAAACGCCCTCGATCTTCAGCCCAAAAACAAAAAATACCAGCGGATCGTGGCCCATCTGGAGGCGGAGCTGACCACCGATAAGGGAGAGGGAGAGAATTACAAATCGACGATCTGGTAG
- a CDS encoding menaquinone biosynthesis decarboxylase encodes MYKNLREFLNALDKAGEIRYIRKEVSPHLEISKYTDRESKSRDGGKALFFEKVSGSSFPVATNIFGSPKRICMAMGVRHLDDLADRIRAYIEFNPPKNLKEALNIIPLAVGVTQFFPRTFRGKKPPCQEVVLTGDQVDLTRLPVLHCWPHDGGPFVTLPLVFTRSPETGKRNVGMYRLQIFDRNTTGMHWHIHKDGSHYYNEYRRAGKRMPVAVAIGADPATTFAATAPMPRGVDEMLLAGFIRKKPVTMAKCVSVDLEVPAEAEFVLEGYVDPDELRTEGPFGDHTGYYSLADHYPVFHVTALTHRRNPVYNATLVGRPPMEDCYLAKATERLFLPMLQAVIPEIQDYWLPWEGVFHNIVVVSIDKEYPGHAQKIMSGLWGQGQMSFCKAITVVDKDIPPQDSEQVLRELLMKLDIHSDITLSKGVLDVLDHSSPFPNFGNKIGLDLTTRFSGEPPRRKPAAFREAPSPDGLSALMQTSIPGAVSCRHLFPELSAREGARNRILTMTVEKEAGRGGRDFAAMLFRLPALEMFNIILLFDKGIDLNDASLMLWKLFNNVDPGRDLMTEGDQAVIDACKKGPMDGHDREWPDDLTFDV; translated from the coding sequence TTGTATAAAAATCTGAGAGAATTTCTGAATGCCCTCGATAAGGCCGGAGAGATCAGATATATCAGGAAAGAGGTCTCACCGCACCTGGAAATCAGCAAATACACGGACCGTGAGTCCAAAAGCAGGGACGGCGGCAAGGCGCTTTTCTTTGAAAAGGTCAGCGGCTCGTCCTTTCCGGTTGCCACCAACATCTTCGGCAGCCCGAAACGGATCTGCATGGCCATGGGCGTCCGGCATCTGGACGACCTGGCGGACCGGATCCGGGCATATATCGAATTCAACCCGCCCAAAAATCTGAAAGAGGCCCTCAACATCATCCCGCTGGCGGTGGGCGTGACGCAATTCTTCCCCCGCACCTTCCGGGGAAAAAAACCGCCCTGCCAGGAGGTTGTCCTGACCGGCGATCAGGTCGATCTGACCCGGCTGCCGGTCCTGCACTGCTGGCCCCATGACGGCGGCCCCTTTGTGACGCTTCCCCTGGTGTTCACCCGAAGCCCTGAGACGGGAAAGCGGAATGTGGGAATGTACCGGTTGCAGATCTTCGACCGGAACACCACCGGAATGCACTGGCACATCCACAAGGACGGTTCCCACTATTATAACGAATACCGACGGGCCGGAAAACGGATGCCGGTCGCGGTCGCCATCGGCGCGGACCCGGCCACCACCTTTGCGGCCACGGCCCCCATGCCCAGAGGCGTGGATGAGATGCTGCTGGCCGGGTTTATCCGCAAAAAACCGGTGACAATGGCAAAATGCGTTTCCGTGGACCTGGAGGTGCCGGCCGAGGCCGAGTTTGTGCTGGAGGGCTATGTGGACCCGGATGAGCTGAGGACCGAGGGGCCCTTCGGGGATCACACCGGATATTATTCCCTGGCCGATCACTACCCGGTGTTCCATGTCACCGCCCTGACCCATCGGCGCAACCCGGTTTACAACGCCACCCTGGTGGGCCGCCCGCCCATGGAGGACTGTTATCTGGCCAAGGCGACGGAACGCCTGTTCCTGCCCATGCTTCAGGCGGTGATCCCGGAGATACAGGACTACTGGCTGCCCTGGGAGGGGGTGTTTCACAATATCGTGGTGGTGTCCATCGACAAGGAATATCCCGGCCACGCCCAGAAAATTATGAGCGGCCTGTGGGGACAGGGGCAGATGAGCTTCTGCAAGGCCATCACCGTGGTGGATAAGGATATTCCTCCCCAGGATTCCGAACAGGTACTCCGGGAGCTGCTCATGAAACTCGATATTCACTCGGATATCACCCTCTCCAAAGGGGTGCTGGATGTGCTGGACCACTCGTCCCCCTTTCCCAATTTCGGCAACAAGATCGGCCTGGATCTGACCACGCGGTTCAGCGGCGAACCGCCCAGAAGGAAACCGGCGGCCTTCAGAGAGGCTCCTTCCCCGGACGGCCTTTCCGCGCTCATGCAGACCAGCATCCCCGGTGCGGTGTCATGCCGCCACCTCTTCCCCGAACTCTCGGCCCGGGAGGGGGCGCGCAACCGGATACTGACCATGACCGTGGAAAAAGAGGCCGGGCGGGGGGGCAGGGATTTTGCGGCCATGCTCTTCAGGCTGCCGGCCCTGGAGATGTTCAATATTATCCTTCTCTTTGATAAGGGGATCGACCTGAACGACGCATCGCTCATGCTCTGGAAGCTGTTCAACAATGTTGATCCGGGCCGCGACCTGATGACAGAGGGGGATCAGGCCGTTATTGATGCGTGCAAAAAGGGGCCGATGGACGGCCATGACCGGGAATGGCCCGACGACCTGACCTTCGATGTGTAA
- a CDS encoding YceI family protein, producing the protein MLQYKSVIFTIALVALTVSGVHAETYTIDTSHSQALFRVRHLGISRITGRFPGVTGTIQFDGKQLSDLRAEAEIDINSLNTDVEKRDRHLKSEEFFDAARYPKMTFKSRAVREVSGQQFRLAGDLTLHGVTREVVLDAEHGGSIKDPWGNFRTAFTATTKISRRDFGINWGTGGDVVGEEITIHIEIEATHR; encoded by the coding sequence ATGCTGCAATATAAATCCGTTATTTTTACGATAGCACTGGTTGCGCTCACCGTTTCGGGCGTTCATGCGGAAACGTACACCATTGACACGTCCCACAGCCAGGCCCTTTTCAGGGTCCGGCATCTCGGCATCAGCCGGATCACCGGACGGTTTCCGGGCGTGACCGGCACCATTCAGTTTGACGGAAAACAGCTCAGCGATCTCAGGGCCGAGGCCGAAATCGACATCAATAGCCTGAACACCGATGTGGAAAAGCGGGACCGCCATCTGAAATCCGAGGAGTTTTTTGACGCGGCCCGGTATCCGAAAATGACATTCAAAAGCAGGGCCGTCCGGGAGGTCAGCGGGCAGCAGTTCAGGCTGGCGGGCGATCTGACACTTCACGGCGTTACCCGTGAGGTGGTGCTGGATGCCGAACACGGGGGCAGCATCAAAGATCCGTGGGGCAATTTCCGGACGGCCTTTACCGCCACCACGAAGATCAGCAGAAGGGATTTCGGGATCAACTGGGGCACGGGCGGTGATGTGGTCGGCGAGGAGATCACCATTCATATCGAGATTGAGGCGACCCACCGGTAA
- a CDS encoding mechanosensitive ion channel family protein — MDIDRIEVLLEKVWQICTIYGLKVIGALAVLIIGRWIAKILRHVVRRMMEKGKVDQTLITFITNLTYVALMTFVVLAALNQLGIQTASFIAIIGAAGLAVGLALQGSLSNFAAGVLMIIFRPFKVGDIIEAAGVTGTVEEIQIFTTQLKTPDNKTIIIPNAKVTDDNIVNYSAKGTRRVDMVMGIGYGDDIDKARDIINDIIASEPRILETPAPQIAVSELADSSVNFVVRPWVRAEDYWGVMFDLNEVVKKRFDGAGINIPYPQRDVHIYEHKA, encoded by the coding sequence ATGGATATTGACCGGATCGAAGTGCTGCTCGAAAAAGTATGGCAAATCTGCACCATTTACGGCCTGAAGGTGATCGGCGCCCTGGCGGTGCTGATTATCGGACGCTGGATCGCCAAAATTCTGAGACATGTTGTTCGGCGGATGATGGAAAAGGGCAAGGTTGATCAGACCCTTATCACCTTTATCACCAACCTGACCTATGTGGCCCTGATGACCTTTGTGGTCCTGGCCGCCCTCAACCAGCTCGGGATACAGACCGCCTCCTTCATTGCGATCATCGGTGCCGCCGGTCTGGCCGTAGGTCTCGCGCTCCAGGGCTCGCTCTCCAACTTTGCCGCAGGCGTGCTGATGATTATCTTCCGGCCCTTCAAGGTCGGGGATATCATCGAGGCGGCCGGGGTGACGGGGACCGTGGAGGAGATTCAGATCTTCACCACGCAGTTGAAAACCCCGGACAACAAAACCATCATCATCCCCAACGCCAAAGTGACCGATGACAATATCGTCAACTACTCCGCCAAAGGCACCCGGCGCGTGGATATGGTGATGGGCATCGGATACGGGGACGATATCGATAAGGCGCGGGATATCATAAACGATATCATTGCCAGTGAACCGCGTATCCTGGAAACGCCTGCCCCTCAGATCGCCGTATCCGAACTGGCGGACAGCAGCGTCAATTTTGTAGTCAGGCCCTGGGTCCGGGCAGAAGATTACTGGGGGGTCATGTTTGACCTGAACGAAGTGGTTAAAAAACGCTTTGATGGGGCGGGCATCAATATCCCCTATCCCCAGCGGGATGTCCACATATACGAACATAAAGCCTGA
- a CDS encoding UbiX family flavin prenyltransferase: MKKKIVVAICGASGSIYGIRLLKALLNMPTEVFLSVSAAGKKVMVHETAYTGGSPEAFLKSEGIVPHPEARLRVYEPDDLFAPPASGSFRHHGMIIAPCSMKTLGAIAAGIADDLIHRAADVCLKERRPLVLLTRETPLSLIHLENMQKAVRAGATIMPPCPGFYTRPRTLADIVDGTVTRALDQLGIETDLIRRWGDKDLV; the protein is encoded by the coding sequence ATGAAAAAAAAAATAGTGGTCGCCATCTGCGGCGCGTCCGGTTCCATATACGGGATCCGGCTGCTGAAGGCCCTTCTGAACATGCCGACGGAGGTGTTTCTGTCCGTATCCGCCGCCGGAAAAAAGGTCATGGTTCATGAAACCGCCTATACCGGCGGATCGCCGGAGGCCTTTCTGAAAAGCGAGGGCATTGTGCCGCACCCGGAAGCCCGGCTCCGTGTTTATGAGCCGGACGATCTGTTCGCCCCCCCGGCCAGCGGGTCATTCCGCCACCACGGCATGATCATCGCACCCTGTTCCATGAAAACGCTGGGGGCCATTGCCGCCGGGATCGCCGATGATCTGATTCACCGGGCCGCCGATGTCTGCCTCAAGGAGCGGCGGCCTCTGGTGCTGCTGACCCGCGAGACACCCCTCAGCCTGATCCACCTCGAAAACATGCAGAAGGCCGTCCGGGCCGGGGCCACCATCATGCCGCCCTGCCCGGGATTTTACACCCGCCCCCGGACCCTTGCCGATATTGTGGACGGCACTGTTACCAGGGCGCTGGACCAACTCGGTATTGAAACCGATCTGATCAGACGATGGGGAGACAAAGATCTTGTATAA